A genome region from Schistocerca nitens isolate TAMUIC-IGC-003100 chromosome 4, iqSchNite1.1, whole genome shotgun sequence includes the following:
- the LOC126252554 gene encoding glucose-fructose oxidoreductase domain-containing protein 2 isoform X1 → MLPGIGVFGTGNVVRVIVPFLREKGFKIEAIWGRTLTAAEEVSKELEIPFYTNKIDDVLLRKDVDLIFIMCSPNLHAQIAVKALGIGKHVLCDKPTGLCQSEALKMVRAAQYYPSLISIVNHSLRFLPAFSQMKRAIADGYLGSENEITVCDVRVQMGSLLHDGYDWLCDDTMGGGILTLVGSHVIDLVSHLTGQRASRVHGLVRTFTKNTDYVRGIRQISSPDFCAFQMEMSGGTLVTATLNNHLPGTFSQEVLVCGREGHLMVRGGDLYGYKSGAAKEEVIYLDVEDLQRGGSINAAAISVIPRPYMKGLFKMISALREAFLPVEDKSGWVKEPVALAATFEDGLYVQAVIDALRKSSANREWVKVNVITEEPDPNPLLSAAVRRSAISM, encoded by the coding sequence ATGTTGCCCGGTATTGGAGTATTTGGAACGGGTAACGTTGTGCGAGTTATTGTTCCATTTTTGAGAGAAAAGGGCTTCAAGATAGAAGCAATATGGGGTAGAACACTCACTGCTGCTGAAGAAGTATCTAAGGAACTTGAGATACCGTTTTACACTAACAAAATCGATGATGTGCTGCTGCGAAAGGACGTTGATCTTATATTTATCATGTGTTCACCAAACCTTCATGCACAAATTGCTGTTAAAGCTCTGGGTATTGGGAAACATGTGCTATGTGATAAACCAACCGGGCTATGTCAAAGCGAAGCATTGAAGATGGTACGAGCAGCACAGTATTATCCGTCGCTTATTTCCATTGTTAACCACAGCTTAAGATTTCTTCCCGCATTTTCCCAGATGAAGAGAGCTATTGCTGATGGGTACCTAGGCAGTGAGAATGAAATAACCGTCTGCGACGTACGTGTGCAGATGGGAAGCCTTCTTCACGATGGTTATGATTGGTTATGTGATGATACAATGGGTGGAGGTATATTAACTCTTGTGGGTAGCCACGTAATTGACCTTGTGTCACATCTGACTGGTCAGAGGGCTTCACGTGTCCATGGCCTTGTTCGAACTTTCACGAAGAACACAGATTATGTGCGTGGCATAAGGCAGATTTCTAGTCCAGACTTCTGTGCCTTTCAGATGGAGATGAGTGGTGGCACACTTGTCACTGCAACACTTAACAATCATCTTCCAGGAACGTTTAGCCAGGAAGTTTTAGTTTGTGGGCGTGAAGGACATTTAATGGTGCGTGGTGGAGACTTGTATGGGTACAAATCTGGTGCAGCTAAGGAAGAAGTCATATATTTGGACGTGGAAGATTTACAGCGTGGAGGATCTATTAATGCTGCTGCAATAAGTGTGATCCCACGCCCATACATGAAAGGATTATTTAAGATGATTAGTGCTCTTAGAGAAGCATTTCTGCCTGTTGAAGACAAGAGTGGATGGGTGAAGGAGCCCGTTGCACTGGCAGCAACATTTGAAGATGGTTTGTATGTGCAAGCGGTCATAGATGCGCTACGGAAATCTAGCGCAAACCGTGAATGGGTAAAGGTGAATGTTATTACAGAGGAACCAGATCCAAACCCACTATTGAGTGCTGCTGTGCGGCGTAGTGCCATATCCATGTGA
- the LOC126252554 gene encoding glucose-fructose oxidoreductase domain-containing protein 1 isoform X2 encodes MLPGIGVFGTGNVVRVIVPFLREKGFKIEAIWGRTLTAAEEVSKELEIPFYTNKIDDVLLRKDVDLIFIMCSPNLHAQIAVKALGIGKHVLCDKPTGLCQSEALKMVRAAQYYPSLISIVNHSLRFLPAFSQMKRAIADGYLGSENEITVCDVRVQMGSLLHDGYDWLCDDTMGGGILTLVGSHVIDLVSHLTGQRASRVHGLVRTFTKNTDYVRGIRQISSPDFCAFQMEMSGGTLVTATLNNHLPGTFSQEVLVCGREGHLMVRGGDLYGYKSGAAKEEVIYLDVEDLQRGGSINAAAISVIPRPYMKGLFKMISALREAFLPVEDKSGWVKEPVALAATFEDGLYVQAVIDALRKSSANREWVKVTVPNIS; translated from the exons ATGTTGCCCGGTATTGGAGTATTTGGAACGGGTAACGTTGTGCGAGTTATTGTTCCATTTTTGAGAGAAAAGGGCTTCAAGATAGAAGCAATATGGGGTAGAACACTCACTGCTGCTGAAGAAGTATCTAAGGAACTTGAGATACCGTTTTACACTAACAAAATCGATGATGTGCTGCTGCGAAAGGACGTTGATCTTATATTTATCATGTGTTCACCAAACCTTCATGCACAAATTGCTGTTAAAGCTCTGGGTATTGGGAAACATGTGCTATGTGATAAACCAACCGGGCTATGTCAAAGCGAAGCATTGAAGATGGTACGAGCAGCACAGTATTATCCGTCGCTTATTTCCATTGTTAACCACAGCTTAAGATTTCTTCCCGCATTTTCCCAGATGAAGAGAGCTATTGCTGATGGGTACCTAGGCAGTGAGAATGAAATAACCGTCTGCGACGTACGTGTGCAGATGGGAAGCCTTCTTCACGATGGTTATGATTGGTTATGTGATGATACAATGGGTGGAGGTATATTAACTCTTGTGGGTAGCCACGTAATTGACCTTGTGTCACATCTGACTGGTCAGAGGGCTTCACGTGTCCATGGCCTTGTTCGAACTTTCACGAAGAACACAGATTATGTGCGTGGCATAAGGCAGATTTCTAGTCCAGACTTCTGTGCCTTTCAGATGGAGATGAGTGGTGGCACACTTGTCACTGCAACACTTAACAATCATCTTCCAGGAACGTTTAGCCAGGAAGTTTTAGTTTGTGGGCGTGAAGGACATTTAATGGTGCGTGGTGGAGACTTGTATGGGTACAAATCTGGTGCAGCTAAGGAAGAAGTCATATATTTGGACGTGGAAGATTTACAGCGTGGAGGATCTATTAATGCTGCTGCAATAAGTGTGATCCCACGCCCATACATGAAAGGATTATTTAAGATGATTAGTGCTCTTAGAGAAGCATTTCTGCCTGTTGAAGACAAGAGTGGATGGGTGAAGGAGCCCGTTGCACTGGCAGCAACATTTGAAGATGGTTTGTATGTGCAAGCGGTCATAGATGCGCTACGGAAATCTAGCGCAAACCGTGAATGGGTAAAG GTTACAGTGCCAAACATTTCTTGA